The genomic interval CCGCAGCCAGCGGAATTTCACGTCGGCCCCGAAGCTTACTTGCGCCACATCGCCAAGGCCAAGGAGCTGGTCCGCATCCCGATCATCGCGAGCCTGAACGGTTCGACCCTGGGCGGCTGGATCGATTTCGCCCGGCTCATGGAGCAGGCGGGCGCGGACGCGATCGAGTTGAACATTTACAGCATCCCGACCGACCCGGAGTTAAGCGCCGCAGAAATCGAGAAGACTTACCTGGAAATCCTTTCCGCGGTGAAGTCCGTGGTGACAGTTCCGGTTGCGGTCAAACTCGGCCCGTTCTTCACCAACTTCGCTCACATGGCGAAGAAGCTCGACCTGGCGGGCGCGGACGGCCTGGTTCTGTTCAACCGCTTTTACCAGCCCGACATCGAGCTGGAGACATTGGAAGTCGTCCCGAGTGTGCTCCTGAGCACGCCCATGGCCATGCGGCTGCCCCTCCGGTGGATCGCGATCCTGTACGATCACGTCGGCGCCAGCCTGGCGGCGACCAGCGGAATTCATCGCGGCACCGACGCCTTGCGAATGCTGATGGCCGGCGCGGATGTCACCATGCTTTGTTCGGTGTTGTTGCGGCGGGGCATCCCGCATCTGACGGCCATCGAAAAGGAAATAACCGACTGGATGGAGGAGCACGAATACGAGTCAGTCGCGCAGTTGCAGGGGAGCATGAGCCAGAAGAACTGTCCGGATCCGAGCGCCTTCGAGCGCGCCCAATACATGCGCGCGATCTCCAGCTTCCGGCGCATGTAACCATTCGAGGGAGAGGGATAGCGTGAGGGTGAAGGCGTTGCGCAAATCAACGACCTTCGAATGGACCGCGCCCCCCCAAACCCTCTCCCGCTGGGCGAGGGCGAGTGCAGCCGTCCTACAGTTTCTCCCGCCCGCTGTAGCCTGAAGTCAGGTCGTGCCAGTAATCGATGTCTTCTTCGTCCTTCTCCCAACAAAGAAAAACCTCCTGGCCGGCGACAAAGGCCGGGAAATCAATCAGGCCGCGATCGAGGTCTTTGATCAGAATCTCTCGCTTCTGAAATTCGGCCTGAACCGCCTGCGTCTCGCGAACCGTCTTCAGCCAACGACTGACCGGTTCGCCTCCCACGTCGTGGCCCTGAGCGGTCAGAGCGCGGATGTTCCGATCGCATTCTTGAAGCTGGCCGCGAAGCTTGACCAGTTGATCCAGCCAAGCGCTGATCTGCGGCAACAAGGCCCGGGCTTCGTCGCGTGTGTAATGTTTGCTGTATCGAAAGGCCATGACCGTGGTTTGGAATTCTAAGTCTGAAAACAAACCGATAACTGCCTCGAATCAACGCTTATTTCACTGACAACTGGCAACTGACAACTGACAACCGATCACTGCGCACTGCCGCCCAGCTTTTCTTTGATCTTGTCGTTCGGTTCAACGCCGAGAGATTTCTGCCAGGCCTCGCGCGCCCGCTCCGGTTCTTCGAGCGCGGCGTAGATGTCGCCCAGATGATCGTAGAGCGTGGCATCGGGTTCATCGGATTTTTCGATGGCGCGCAGCATGTACGTGAGCGCTTCCTTGGGCTGGTTCAGTTTGAAAAGCACCCAGGCCAGGCTGTCGAGGAAGGCCGCATTGTTCGGCTCCAGTTCCACGGCCCGCTGAATCAGGACGCGGGCTTGCTCCAGTTTGAGGCCGCGTTCCGCCCACATGTAACCGAGGTAGTTCATGGCATCGGCGGAATCCGGATCGAGTTCAAGGCATTTCTGGAAATGTTTTTCCGCCTGCTCCAGACCGCCATTCCGTTCGCAGGCGGCGCCGAGCTGATAGTAGAAGGGATGGGTCAGCCGATTCGGCGAGTCCGTTTTCGCGATCAATTCGGCCGAGGTGAAGTATTTCACGGCTTCGCCGTATTTCTTCAACTGGGAGTAGGCCAGGCCCGAATAAAACTCCATCGCGAAACCGGGCTTGAATCGGGATCGGGCCTTGCCCAGCAACGCCAGCGCGTCTTCGGATTTTTTCTGGTGGATGATTTTGACGGCGACCAGTTCGTAATAGACGTTCTCCAGGTCCGGACTCAGCACCAGCGCGCTCTCGAAGTGCCGCACGGCTTCGTCCACTTTGTTTTCCTCCAGCGCCAGCGAACCGAGGAAAGCCAGCGTGCGGGCGTTGGCCGGCTCGGCGCGCGCGATGGCTTCGAGCTGCTCGGCGGCCTTGTCCTTTCTTCCCATGCGAATGTAGAGGTCGGCGAGCTTGCCGCGGATGAAAGAAAGTTGCGGATACGTCTTGAGCAAATGGGAGTAGCCTTCCTCGGCCTTGGCGAACGCGCCCAGTTCCAGATAACCATCCGCGAGCTTCTGCAAGGTCACGGGATTGGAGGAATTGAGTTTGGCCGCGCGATCCAGCGACTGGAGCGCGCGATCCTTGACCGAATCGTCGCTCAGGTTTTTCAGCTTGCTGAAGCGAGCGTAGAGTTCGGCCAGTTCGACCAGGAACGCCGCTTCGACCGACGGCTGTTGCGCCGCCTGGTTCAGCACGCGCAGCGCTTCGTTGGTCTGATGGTTTTGAAGATGGATTTGCGCGAGGTTCTGGTACGCCGGCAACGAACGCGGCAGCTTCTTAATGGCGACGCGATTGGCGCGGATGGCGAGATCGGTCTTGCCGGCCTGCCCGTACGCCAATCCGAGCCAGCCGTAGAGCGATCCGGACGCGGCCGGAGACGCCGTGGATTTGAGCAGGATTTCGATGGCTTTGTCCGTCTTGCGCGCGCGCAGGCAGCGTCGCGCGGCCTCGACGACGACGGGTTCGTGGGCCGGATTGGCGAGCGCAGATGCGGTGTATTCCTCGAGCGCCTGATCCGATTCGCCGCCCAAGTCATGCGCCAGCCCCGCGGCGTAGTGCGCGAGGGCCTGGATGGGGATTTCCTCGTCCGCTTCCGGTTTTGGCCTGGAGACGCTGGCGGCCTTCGCGTGAGGCGCGGCCAATCTGGGCGTCGTGGCCGAGGCTGCTGCCGGACGGGGGGAGGAGGTCGCGCAGCCCGTCGCAAGCAGTCCGCATGCGGTGGCCAAACCAACCCAACGGAAGAATTCTTGCATGGAAGTGTGAAACAAAAAGTGCCGCGCTGCTCGGGTCTCGAACAGCGCCGCGCCAGGAAGTCCAATTCTGTTTCGCGCGATTTCAGCGCTACTTCTGCCAGGTGCGCTTCTTGTGGCGATTGGCGCGAAGTTGCTTTCGGCGTTTGTGCTTGTTGATTTTCGCTTTGCGTCGCTTTTTCAGTGATCCCATAGATTGGAGTTTGTTGTCAGGCGCTAATATACAACTTTATTGAGCGGATACTCAATGATTCCTTCGGCCCCGGCGGCTTTCAAGCGGGGAATCAATTCCCGGACGACGTGTTCGTCAATGATCGTCTCGACCGCGACCCAACCGGTCTGGCTCAGATTGGACACCGTGGGATTGCGCAAGGCGGGCAGGGCTTGCAGCAGCCGGCCGAGATTCCTTGCCGCCACGTTCATCTTCAGCCCGACCTTCGCTTCGGCTTCCAGCGCGCCTTGGAGCAAGAGCGCCAGATTTTCGATTTTCTCCCGCTTCCATTTGTTCTTCCACGCCGTG from Verrucomicrobiota bacterium carries:
- a CDS encoding dihydroorotate dehydrogenase-like protein, whose product is MDLSTTYLGLNLRTPLVASASPLSETVENIKRFEDAGAAAVVLHSLFEEQIRYERFEFHHYMTFGAESYPEALSYFPQPAEFHVGPEAYLRHIAKAKELVRIPIIASLNGSTLGGWIDFARLMEQAGADAIELNIYSIPTDPELSAAEIEKTYLEILSAVKSVVTVPVAVKLGPFFTNFAHMAKKLDLAGADGLVLFNRFYQPDIELETLEVVPSVLLSTPMAMRLPLRWIAILYDHVGASLAATSGIHRGTDALRMLMAGADVTMLCSVLLRRGIPHLTAIEKEITDWMEEHEYESVAQLQGSMSQKNCPDPSAFERAQYMRAISSFRRM
- a CDS encoding DUF2203 family protein; protein product: MAFRYSKHYTRDEARALLPQISAWLDQLVKLRGQLQECDRNIRALTAQGHDVGGEPVSRWLKTVRETQAVQAEFQKREILIKDLDRGLIDFPAFVAGQEVFLCWEKDEEDIDYWHDLTSGYSGREKL
- a CDS encoding tetratricopeptide repeat protein, producing MQEFFRWVGLATACGLLATGCATSSPRPAAASATTPRLAAPHAKAASVSRPKPEADEEIPIQALAHYAAGLAHDLGGESDQALEEYTASALANPAHEPVVVEAARRCLRARKTDKAIEILLKSTASPAASGSLYGWLGLAYGQAGKTDLAIRANRVAIKKLPRSLPAYQNLAQIHLQNHQTNEALRVLNQAAQQPSVEAAFLVELAELYARFSKLKNLSDDSVKDRALQSLDRAAKLNSSNPVTLQKLADGYLELGAFAKAEEGYSHLLKTYPQLSFIRGKLADLYIRMGRKDKAAEQLEAIARAEPANARTLAFLGSLALEENKVDEAVRHFESALVLSPDLENVYYELVAVKIIHQKKSEDALALLGKARSRFKPGFAMEFYSGLAYSQLKKYGEAVKYFTSAELIAKTDSPNRLTHPFYYQLGAACERNGGLEQAEKHFQKCLELDPDSADAMNYLGYMWAERGLKLEQARVLIQRAVELEPNNAAFLDSLAWVLFKLNQPKEALTYMLRAIEKSDEPDATLYDHLGDIYAALEEPERAREAWQKSLGVEPNDKIKEKLGGSAQ
- a CDS encoding AURKAIP1/COX24 domain-containing protein; this translates as MGSLKKRRKAKINKHKRRKQLRANRHKKRTWQK